Proteins co-encoded in one Cupriavidus metallidurans CH34 genomic window:
- a CDS encoding phage integrase family protein, protein MPQAVPRIAPPARRRQRPPVTPGRALGPNDFAFYRGYLQGLDLGRLADRYLDNGLDLRLVRSQLLWIEEALARGVRRLATRPRSGGSGQERMLTESAWLALIHAPAGESVTARQTRQRRLLRALDALQPMLLTRPTAADAVSGWLAPAIAAKLADAGWQTLGALQAAVGAGGQSWYRRVPGIGARTARQVESWLQEQGVHIGAMAAVLAPGPLESLRAPGARADVRAIQGWLGGY, encoded by the coding sequence TTGCCTCAAGCCGTACCCCGTATTGCCCCGCCGGCACGCCGGCGTCAGCGCCCGCCGGTCACCCCCGGCCGCGCGCTTGGCCCCAATGATTTCGCGTTCTACCGTGGGTACCTGCAGGGGCTGGACCTCGGGCGTCTGGCCGACCGCTATCTGGACAACGGTCTCGATCTGCGCCTGGTCCGTTCCCAGCTTCTCTGGATCGAAGAAGCGCTGGCGCGAGGCGTCAGGCGTCTGGCTACCCGTCCGCGATCCGGTGGCAGCGGCCAGGAGCGGATGCTCACCGAGTCGGCGTGGCTGGCCCTGATTCATGCACCGGCCGGGGAATCCGTCACAGCCAGGCAGACCCGCCAGCGCAGGCTGCTGCGGGCGCTTGACGCGCTCCAGCCGATGCTGCTGACGCGCCCCACTGCAGCCGATGCGGTGAGTGGCTGGCTCGCCCCGGCCATCGCCGCAAAGCTGGCCGATGCCGGCTGGCAGACACTGGGCGCATTGCAGGCTGCCGTGGGCGCGGGCGGACAAAGCTGGTACCGGCGCGTACCCGGCATCGGCGCGCGGACCGCGCGGCAGGTGGAGAGCTGGTTGCAGGAGCAGGGCGTCCATATCGGCGCGATGGCTGCGGTATTGGCGCCGGGGCCGCTCGAGTCGCTGCGCGCGCCGGGTGCGCGCGCCGATGTCAGGGCGATTCAGGGCTGGCTGGGCGGCTATTAG
- a CDS encoding vWA domain-containing protein, with translation MITFEYPWLFALLPLPLLLWWWLPPYREESASVRLPFFGEVASAAGLKPALGAHVPRRNLVQLLLGPIAWGLVVVALARPQYLEPPLQRTQPVRDLLLALDLSQSMDTRDFKTPSGVLEPRVDAVRQVVADFVARRTGDRIGLIVFGDAPYPLAPFTLDHALVRELLADMVPGMAGASTSLGDAIGLGIKMFDQSHAQEKVMILLTDGNDTASRMPPAQAADIAKTRGVVVHTVGIGDPATTGEQKVDLDALKHIASTTGGRYFFGADQTSLASIYATLDRVTPHREKTLTWQPRRELFMWPLGAAVLLMLCYQLAMALYARWLARAAALESTA, from the coding sequence ATGATCACGTTTGAGTATCCCTGGCTGTTCGCGCTCCTGCCGCTGCCGTTGCTGCTCTGGTGGTGGCTGCCGCCATATCGCGAGGAAAGCGCGTCGGTCCGCTTGCCGTTTTTCGGGGAGGTGGCCAGTGCCGCTGGCCTGAAGCCCGCGCTCGGGGCGCACGTGCCACGGCGCAATCTCGTCCAGTTGCTGCTGGGGCCGATTGCATGGGGGCTGGTAGTCGTCGCGCTGGCCCGTCCGCAGTACCTCGAGCCGCCGCTGCAACGGACCCAGCCCGTGCGCGATCTGCTGCTGGCGCTCGATCTGTCGCAGTCGATGGACACGCGCGACTTCAAGACCCCGTCGGGCGTCCTGGAGCCGCGTGTCGATGCCGTGCGGCAGGTGGTGGCGGATTTCGTGGCGCGCAGGACCGGTGATCGCATCGGGCTGATCGTATTTGGCGATGCCCCGTATCCGCTGGCCCCTTTCACGCTCGACCACGCACTGGTGCGTGAACTGCTGGCCGATATGGTGCCCGGCATGGCCGGGGCCAGTACGTCGCTCGGTGACGCCATCGGCCTCGGTATCAAGATGTTCGACCAGAGTCACGCGCAGGAGAAGGTGATGATTCTGCTGACCGACGGCAATGACACCGCCAGCCGGATGCCGCCGGCTCAGGCGGCCGACATCGCGAAGACGCGCGGCGTGGTGGTCCATACCGTCGGCATCGGGGACCCAGCCACGACCGGCGAGCAGAAGGTCGACCTGGACGCGCTGAAGCACATTGCCAGCACCACCGGCGGCCGGTACTTCTTTGGCGCTGACCAAACCAGCCTGGCCTCCATCTACGCCACGCTGGACCGCGTCACGCCGCACAGGGAGAAGACACTGACCTGGCAGCCGCGCCGCGAATTGTTCATGTGGCCGCTTGGCGCCGCCGTGTTGCTGATGCTGTGCTACCAGTTGGCGATGGCGCTCTACGCGCGCTGGCTGGCGCGGGCGGCTGCGTTGGAATCGACGGCATGA
- a CDS encoding tyrosine-type recombinase/integrase, which translates to MTAEDGAAYIAFLADPQPSAQWVGRRGTPRDRHDWRPFEGPLSPASIRHARKILSTLYGCLIEQGHARANPFEVLSLPTGGDAPRIQVARSFTEPQWRFLLRHVSSLPADDPRAARLTFMLHLAHASGLRISEQAVATVGHLTWSGHWTLAVPGPKPRQIPLPEAVIDALRGHLAARGLGRGFESLPAATPLIGRVKTGDEGDALSVAQIGAIWKRYFAQAATLAGGEDDAAQLAQASAHWMRHTAGAHAVARGVALEVVQQQLGHASLDTTSMYVLAA; encoded by the coding sequence GTGACGGCCGAGGATGGCGCCGCCTACATCGCGTTCCTTGCTGATCCGCAACCGTCCGCCCAGTGGGTGGGCCGGCGCGGCACGCCGCGCGATCGCCATGACTGGCGGCCTTTCGAAGGGCCGCTTTCGCCTGCCAGCATCCGTCACGCACGAAAGATCCTCAGCACGCTGTATGGATGTCTGATCGAGCAAGGCCATGCGCGCGCGAACCCGTTCGAGGTGTTGTCCCTCCCGACTGGCGGGGACGCCCCTCGCATCCAGGTTGCCCGCAGCTTCACTGAGCCGCAGTGGCGCTTCCTGCTGCGTCATGTGTCGAGTCTGCCCGCAGACGACCCGCGTGCCGCTCGGTTGACCTTCATGCTGCATCTGGCACATGCCTCGGGGCTGCGTATCTCGGAGCAGGCGGTGGCTACAGTCGGGCATCTGACGTGGAGCGGGCACTGGACGCTTGCGGTGCCGGGCCCCAAGCCGCGCCAGATTCCACTTCCCGAGGCGGTGATCGATGCCCTGCGTGGGCATCTGGCAGCGCGCGGGCTTGGGCGCGGATTCGAAAGCCTGCCGGCTGCGACGCCGCTGATTGGCCGCGTCAAGACTGGTGACGAGGGTGATGCGCTGTCGGTCGCGCAGATCGGCGCGATCTGGAAGCGGTACTTCGCCCAGGCCGCCACCTTGGCGGGGGGCGAGGATGATGCGGCGCAACTGGCCCAGGCCAGCGCGCACTGGATGCGGCACACGGCGGGTGCGCACGCCGTGGCGCGAGGCGTTGCGCTCGAGGTCGTGCAGCAGCAGCTTGGTCATGCGAGCCTGGACACGACGTCAATGTACGTGCTGGCCGCGTGA
- a CDS encoding DUF4381 domain-containing protein, whose product MNELIDIVTPTPPSWMPQTVGWAMVGVVLLAGVLWLAWRTARRWYANRFRRAALRELTALQQTADSAEQATLLLSLAELLKRLALVQWPRHAVAALSGPAWRDFLHTHAGGAGDAVPALAALIDDAEYRGAATLAQWPEAQLRATLGACRIWIAGYRHDGHDDHV is encoded by the coding sequence GTGAACGAACTGATCGATATCGTCACGCCAACGCCGCCGTCGTGGATGCCGCAGACGGTGGGCTGGGCCATGGTTGGCGTCGTGCTGCTTGCCGGGGTGCTCTGGCTGGCCTGGAGGACCGCGCGACGCTGGTACGCCAATCGTTTCCGCCGGGCGGCGCTCAGGGAATTGACTGCCTTGCAGCAGACGGCGGATAGCGCCGAACAGGCCACGCTGCTCTTGTCGCTGGCCGAGCTGCTCAAGCGGCTGGCATTGGTCCAGTGGCCCCGGCACGCCGTGGCGGCCCTGTCTGGCCCGGCGTGGCGCGATTTTCTGCACACCCATGCAGGTGGCGCGGGCGATGCGGTACCGGCTCTCGCGGCGCTGATCGACGATGCCGAGTATCGCGGCGCGGCTACCCTGGCCCAGTGGCCCGAGGCACAGCTTCGGGCAACCCTTGGCGCATGCCGGATCTGGATCGCTGGCTATCGGCACGATGGGCACGATGATCACGTTTGA